One Prunus dulcis chromosome 7, ALMONDv2, whole genome shotgun sequence DNA segment encodes these proteins:
- the LOC117635970 gene encoding cytochrome P450 76A1, giving the protein MEHNEVVGLSVGVVLIWVAWSIILLVTHLRRRRLEEVAGHFPPGPRWWPMVGNIFQLGLGPPHESFAMLARNHGPIMTLWLGSMSTVVISSSQVAREMFKNHDVVLAGRKIYEAMKGDYGNEGSLITAQYGPHWRMLRRLCTTEFFVTSRIDAMCRVRAKCIDGMVQFIEDAASEMSTKTDGIDLGRFIFLMAFNLIGNLMFSKDLLDPKSERGAMFFYHAGKVMELAGKPNMADFFPILRWLDPQGIRRNTQFHVEKAFEIAGEFIRERMESMENGGYDGIERTKDFLDVLLEYRGDGVDEPSRFSSSRTVNVIVFEMFTAGTDTTTSTLEWAMAELLNNPKTLKKVQAELRSTISSSDKLQEKDIENLPYLKAVIRETLRLHPPLPFLVPHMAMDSCKMLGHHIPKGTQILVNVWAIGRDPKTWEDSLLFKPERFLEPNMAVDYKGQHFEFIPFGSGRRMCPAVPLVSRVLPLALGSLLHSFDWVLPEGLEPENMDMAERMGMTLRKSVPLKVIPIPYKGHVGCSI; this is encoded by the exons atggAGCACAATGAGGTTGTTGGTTTATCCGTAGGGGTGGTATTGATATGGGTTGCATGGTCAATAATATTGTTGGTAACCCATCTTCGACGACGTCGTTTGGAGGAGGTAGCAGGGCATTTCCCACCCGGGCCAAGATGGTGGCCTATGGTGGGCAACATCTTCCAACTGGGTTTGGGCCCGCCCCACGAATCATTTGCCATGCTGGCCCGAAACCACGGCCCAATCATGACACTCTGGCTAGGATCCATGAGCACCGTAGTGATCTCGTCGAGCCAAGTGGCCCGTGAAATGTTCAAAAACCACGATGTGGTCCTAGCCGGTCGAAAAATCTACGAGGCCATGAAGGGTGATTATGGCAACGAAGGCTCGCTGATCACGGCCCAATATGGGCCTCATTGGCGCATGTTAAGGCGCTTGTGCACGACTGAATTCTTCGTGACAAGTCGCATCGATGCCATGTGTCGTGTACGTGCCAAATGTATCGATGGAATGGTGCAGTTCATAGAGGATGCTGCATCGGAAatgagtaccaaaacagatGGCATTGATTTGGGTAGGTTCATTTTCTTGATGGCTTTTAATCTGATTGGGAACCTCATGTTTTCTAAGGACCTATTGGACCCAAAATCGGAGAGAGGGGCTATGTTTTTTTACCATGCAGGAAAGGTTATGGAGTTGGCTGGGAAGCCAAATATGGCAGATTTCTTTCCAATTTTGCGTTGGCTTGACCCACAAGGCATCAGGAGGAACACCCAATTCCATGTGGAAAAGGCCTTTGAAATTGCAGGTGAGTTTATAAGAGAAAGAATGGAGAGCATGGAGAATGGTGGATATGATGGCATAGAGAGGACAAAAGATTTCTTAGACGTACTATTGGAATACCGTGGTGATGGTGTTGATGAGCCCTCTAGGTTCTCTTCTTCAAGAACCGTCAATGTCATTGTTTTT GAGATGTTCACTGCAGGAACTGACACAACCACGAGCACACTAGAGTGGGCAATGGCAGAGCTTCTAAACAACCCAAAAACCCTGAAAAAAGTTCAAGCCGAGCTAAGAAGCACCATATCCTCCAGCGACAAGCTCCAAGAGAAAGACATTGAAAACCTCCCATACCTCAAAGCAGTCATCAGAGAAACCCTCAGGCTCCACCCACCCCTTCCCTTCCTGGTCCCACACATGGCCATGGACTCTTGTAAAATGCTAGGGCACCACATTCCCAAAGGCACCCAAATTCTGGTCAACGTCTGGGCCATTGGACGTGACCCAAAGACATGGGAGGACTCTTTGCTTTTCAAGCCTGAGAGGTTCTTGGAGCCCAACATGGCCGTTGACTATAAAGGGCAGCATTTTGAGTTCATCCCATTTGGTTCTGGCCGTCGGATGTGCCCTGCTGTGCCACTAGTCTCTAGGGTACTCCCTCTGGCTCTAGGGTCACTCTTGCACTCGTTTGATTGGGTTTTACCAGAAGGGCTTGAGCCAGAGAATATGGATATGGCTGAGAGGATGGGGATGACACTTAGAAAATCTGTACCTTTGAAGGTTATACCTATACCTTACAAAGGGCATGTGGGATGCTCAATCTAA